The sequence ATCCCCATCCAGACAAGCATCAGACAATACTGTTAATTTGTAATCTTTGTCAGCTGCTTCTCTTAATGTTGACAGGACTACACCGCTAGTTGCGATTCCTGAGAGAATTACATGTTGAATTCCCATCGACCGTAACAGTACTTCGAGGTCACTTCCGGAAAAAGCACTTACTCTTCGCTTAGTGACAATTGCTTCTCCAGGTTCAGGGGCAATCGCTTCATGAATCTCGGTACCCTGATTAGAACCGGCTGTTGGATCCATTTGTTTTAACCGACCAAACATTTTATTGTGTTCACTTACCTCTAAGAAGTGATCTCGAAATGCGACACGTACAAATATAACTGGTATATCAGCTCTTCTTGCTGCATCAATGGCCTGTTGGAATGGGAGTAGTGCTTCTGGGTCTGTTGCATAGCGAGAAATGATATTATTTTGCAAATCCATGGCGAGTAAAGCGGTTTGCTGGGACATAAAAATTAGCTCCTTTTGAGAATGAAGTTCTATTTACATTATAAAGTTGATTGGATTTATTCACGAGTGATATGCATGGGAATGGAAAGAATGCAAGGTGACAAAATCGCTGCAAACTGTTATAATATTGGTAAGATTAAAGTAAATAAAAAGCCACAGCGAACACTGTGGCTTTCGGATAAGCGGTTCCCCCAGAGAGGGTTCGGCTATCTTGCACGATAGACCTCACCTAGTCACTTGTCAGGGTAAATAGGGAGGTCTATTTTTTATTGATTATCGAAACAATCAAAGCGAGTAATGCGATAAGCATTGTGCCGAATGAAAAAAGCACCATAAAGCTCTCATACATACTCAGTGGCATCACCCCCTTTCAACGGGGATTAGCCGACTTCTCCCTAATAGAACATTATCCACCTCAATTATAACAAAAATAATTCGAACGTACATTCTTTTTTTGTCACGGTGCTAACCGTTTGTAAGACTCCCACTTCACGCTTCGAGTATCATAAAGAAGCTAAGTAGGAGTAAACAGCCGCTAACAATCAGTGGGGGGGCAAAAACCCCCACTGATCAAAGTCTCACTTTATGCGGTAGGAAAAATTTAGCAATAAAGAAACGCGACGTAATGTGGGTAATGAAAACAAGTCACCATCGCTATTTCTCATACTTACTTTAAGATTTAACACTCCCAGCTGATTCTACATATACATAGTATGAATATGAAGGGGGATGACGGTATGTATTCAGATGAATCGAATGCGCAAATGGATTCAAGTAAGGAAATAGAAAATCAAAGCAGTGAATTAGTCGAGAAAACAGCTCTTTCCCTCGACCAGCATCAGAACATAAATGTACTATTCGTTTATTATGTGCCGAGTGGAGGAGTAGAAACATTAAATCGTCAAAGATCGGCAGTACTTCAAGCACATCATATAAATCCACATTTTCTGTATTATGAAAAAAGGCGAGAACTTGTGAATGATCATGGCGCCCCAACATACATTACCAAGGATGTGAATGACTTTA is a genomic window of Gracilibacillus salinarum containing:
- a CDS encoding cysteine hydrolase family protein, yielding MSQQTALLAMDLQNNIISRYATDPEALLPFQQAIDAARRADIPVIFVRVAFRDHFLEVSEHNKMFGRLKQMDPTAGSNQGTEIHEAIAPEPGEAIVTKRRVSAFSGSDLEVLLRSMGIQHVILSGIATSGVVLSTLREAADKDYKLTVLSDACLDGDKEVHRVLTEKVFPMQAEVVTVSDWAAGIA
- a CDS encoding putative holin-like toxin, translating into MPLSMYESFMVLFSFGTMLIALLALIVSIINKK